The sequence below is a genomic window from Mytilus edulis chromosome 2, xbMytEdul2.2, whole genome shotgun sequence.
tttcatatgactttaaatatgGATAGGAAGTGAAAGGGTTATATAAAATTATTGGTGAAGTATAGGTTAACCGATTATTAAAAATGGATAGGACGTGAAGAGGATATATAAAATGTTTGGTGTAGTATAGGTTAACTAATGATTAAATATGGATAGGACGTGTAAAGGTTAATATTGAATTTTTTATGTATTATAGACCTactttacccttccggagcacctgaaaacccccccagtttttggttgggttcgtgttgctcagtctttagttttctaagtttTGCCTTCTGTActttcatttgtctgtttgtctttttattttcagtcTGAGAGTTAGACTGTCTCTCTaatatttttcgtccctcttttttaatatGGATATGACTTGtaaagttttgttaatttttttgtgatttatagGCTTACCGATAAGGACGTGTAAaggttttaatcaaattattgGTGTTTTAAAGGCTAACAGACCAGCTTGTATGGATAGGTCGTATAAAGGAAAGAGACGATAAAGTatataaatctaataaatgtaaGGAAGACCTGTCTCTGACGTCTATTGTTAATAAGATAGCAGGAATAGAGGGTCAGACAAAATGTATTGTACTTAACACATCATTTCCCACGTATTCCTCTGGAGTGTTTGGAATCGATGATTGTCACAACAAACATCCGTACTTATGTTATCACAAAAAATCAGGTAAATTCTTATTATTACTTATGTTATCAAGGAGAAACAGGTACATTCTTATCTGACACTTTCTGATATCAAAGAGAATCAGAAACATTGTTATTCTTACTTTTATTATACAAAGAGAATCAGGTACATTTTTATTCTTACTCTTTCTTATGTTATCAAAGAGAACTAAGTAATCTTTTTTCTTAATCTTCGAAAACAGGTAATACTTATTCTTACAAATGTTATCAAAGAAAAATAGGTACATTTTTATTCTTACATATGTTATCAAAGAAAAATAGGAAAAGTCTTATTCTTACGTATGTTATCAAAGAAAAATAGGTACATTCTTATTCTTACGTATGTTATCAAAGAAAAATAGGTACATTCTTATTCTTACGTATGTTATCAAAGAAAAATAGGTACATTCTTATTCTTACGTATGTTATCAAAGACAAATGTTATTATTTGACTTAAGTGTGCTCATTTTCCTCTTTACAATTTAGTTTTTAAGAATTAATCTACAGTTAAGATGCAATAACCGAGGTAAACTATataaatcttataatttttacGAAGATGTGGTTTACCAAGTCCTTAAACTTAGATACAATCCGTGTAAACTTAACGcaaacatgtattttgttttgtagtCAGTTCAGCTGTGAGATATAACAATGTTTCGTTGTTGTTTAACAGCGCCACCTATTTTGAGACTGTTGATTTACCTGACGAAACAGAGTGTGACAAGCAATGTCAATATTGGTACCGATGTGTAGGTTTCTTGTATAATTTACAGAACAACAGCTGTCAAAAAATAATAGATAGTTCGGAAAACTTTGATGCCCTACCAGTTTTTAACGTATATGACGATCCAGATTCATTCAATTTCTTTGAAGTCAAATCTGGCAAGCGAGGTATGTATGtctattttgatttgtttttaaacatttcacagaaaagtaaattagttaaacacgttatatacctatatatatatagctatggatataatttatatgttttaatattactTAATATCAGTAATCCAAACAAAAAGTAATCTAAATATCATCGTTTAATTTAGTTGAAtcataaatacattttcttaGCATATTTGCTCCGCTTGTAGAGTAACAAAAACTGGAAGTTTACCTGTTATAACTCTTACAAGTAGCCATTGTTCAAGTAACATCTTCAATATTTAAATTCGGTGTAATACTTACATCAGTCGTCTGCGGATATGCTAGGTACCTATAGtacagtgattgtcgtttgttcatgtctgtcatattaaGTTGTAgtaaattgttttgtcaaaaactaGGCCTTTGGTTCtcaatttcattgttttatatattttgttatgtcGGGGTCTTTTATTCCCAACTATATGGTATGGGTCTTTGTCATTGTGCTCtccaatcttaaaaaaaatttgacattttaaaatgtCTTACGATGACAAAACGCACATGAATTATTTGAGCATAATGTTACAACGGagaatgttttatattaaaaatgaaaataatagaaatgaaacaattatattattttatgcCTGAGTAATCAAATCTGGAAACTGATTTTCTGTCATCTTGGATTTTGTATGGCTATTCGGTTGATGTTGATGACACATTTTGccttttctatgttttttttgtcattgtttgAGACATATCTTTGATTTCTGTTTAATGTATTCACTACTATAGACAAACGGGGAGATTTAATGGTTGATTAATATTAGAAGGAACATTTGACTGTTGTTGGATACTGTATAAATATTTGCCCTTAAgatgtattttgttatattttggtCAATGGTTTGTCGTCTCATTGCTGACCAATTCCTTTCAAATCCTATTCCCGTAATCAAGTCATGTCAGTATTCTTGGTTCAGAGTAGACTGACTGGATTTATAACAAATCTTCAAAAATTGTTCGTTAACAAATTTAGGAAATAAAATTAACTAAGGCTTCAACATAAAAGTTGATATTTGAACttggcaatttttttaatgttttgtttacaGAGCTCTTAATTTGCTTAGATTCTTATAAATCCCTGGCTTTAAAATGTTCGCTTTTATGCGCATGCGTTCCCGATGAAGGTATAAGCAAAAAAGTGCTTCGAACGACATTTATACAGAAACgcattctaaaatattttttatttatttgtagcaTTTCTGGAGATATTACAGATAGCAAACAGTAGATCGAACGAGACATCGACAGTGTTTAGCTGTAAGAGTTCTTATTTATATCATGTAACTTCTGAGAAAGCATAAAATTATGTCTAAATGTCTAGGTTTCAATACTCATCTTTATTTTCAGTTGAGTTTTACTCTTAAATCCACTTACTTCTCCTCACATAGGAAGTATGCGTACGATACATTGTATCTATATATGATAACAAGCTTGCACGAGATCAaatcaatgcaaaaaaaaagtgAATGGTTCTAAAATGTATCTATAAtcaatttttacaacaaaaaaagaaaacatttaataaGTACAACTTAACTTATTGTAGGTATACCAACAGAGACAACAACAGACGGTTAGTGTTATGAAAGAACACATACATTTAGATACATAAGTATGGTAAACATAATATACGTATGAAAATACAATAAACGAATGACGATTGATGAatggtgaaaagtaaaatcacaaaaatactgaactctgaggaaaattcaaaacaaaaagtcacttatcaaattgcaaagtcaaatgataaaacacatcgaACAACTGAATTTTAAGATGTTTGTGTACATTAGTTGTAATGATCCCTCATTCCTGACTTGACACAGACAtcttcaaatgtagaaaatcagTACCCGTGGATTGAACCTATAATGCGTATAacgatatatataaatacaaacagGCACAATGAACAAGTATGTATGTATTTATACACTCTGATATTGAGAACGTATGATGCGAATGACGATTTATACACAGAAGTTCGTGAACAGTGAACATAATATGCTCATGACGACTTATACATACACGTGCACGGAGGTACACAGACAGTTTATGACATACAAATGTACTACAGCAAGTACGGAGATATGCACAAACAGGTTGAAGCAAAGCTCAGTAAGtctgtaaatttataaatacttATGCTTTAAAGTACATATGTTTACAATAGTAACAGGTACTAATGTGTACATTTGCGTAATTATTCAACAAAATCAACTATTTGAATAGTACTTccaaattaattttaaacatttacttCTTAATTACAATATTTTCAGGAGTAACTACAGTTACAACCAAAAGTAAGTATATGAATGAACTAGATATTATCGGCTATGAATTCCAAAAACGTTTACGGTCAGTTTCATAtcttttcgtccctctttcatcgACATTTCATGTCTAAGAGTGAATATACACTGTGAGTTTACGTTAACAAATCAATGCAAGAAAAAAGTAAACGGttctaaaatatacatgtaatcaatttttacaaaaaagaaaacatttaataaatacaaCTTAAATTCTTGTAGGTTTACCAACAGATATAACAACAGACGGTAAGTATAATGAAAGAACACGTATATTAAGACACATAAGTATGGTAAACATAATATACGTATGAACCTATAATATACGTACGACGATTGATGAACACATGTATGGTGAACATATGATGCATATGACGATTTATTCGGCCATGTATGGTGGACATATACTTCGTATGCTGAATAATGCACCAATATATTGAACCTGTAATGCGAATGACGATATATTTaaatacaaacagacacaatGAACAAGTATGTGCGTATGACAATTTGTACGCACAAGTACAGTGAACAAGAAACGCTCATGACGACTAATAATACATACACGTGCACAGAGGCACACATACATGTTAAGACATACTTCAATGAGTTTGGAGATATACACAAACAGGTTAAGGCAACGCTCATTAAGTCTGTAAAGTTATAAACACTTATACTTACGAGTACATATGTTCCCAACAGCAAAAggtactaaaagagggacgaaagataccagagggaaagtcaaactcgtaaatcgaaaataaactgacaacgacatgtcTAAAAATGataaggacaaacagacaaacaatagcaaacacgacacaacatagaaaactacagaatatcgtcaacacgaacccaccaaaaactaagggtgatatcaggtgctccggaagggtaggaaaatcctgctccacatgtggcacccgtcgtgttgcttatgagataccaaatccggtaaatagtctaattcggtatatttgtgtaattttttaacattaacaacTATTTGAATAGTATTTCCAAGGTAATTTTAACATTTACTTCTTAATAACAATATTTTCAGGAGTAACTTCAGCAACAACCAAAAGTGAGTATACCAATGAACTAGATATTATCGGCTATAAATTCAACAAGCGTTCACGGTCAGTTTCAACGACTTCGCATGTCAAGTAATGAGTAAACACTGTGAGTTTACATTTAGACATCATTGCAAGAAAAAAGGAAATAGTTAAAAATTGTACATGcaatcaatttttacaaaaataagaaaacaagtaataaatacaaattaaattcTTGTAGGTTTACCAACAGAAACAACAACAGATGGTACGTATAATgacttaaaacatattttaagttCAGTTATTTTAACACATAGGTATGATACACATAATAGATATATGACGATTCATTTAGTACACATGTATCGTGAACATATAATGAACGTACGACGATTTACACACCCATGTAAGTGAACATAAAATGCTCATGACGACTTTTACATTCGCGGAGACACACAGGTAAAGAAATACTTCAGTTAGTACAGAGATATATATGAACAGGTTTAGGCAATGctcattaatagttatcaaaggtaccaggattgtaatttagtacgccagacgcgtgtttcgtctacataagactcatcagtgacgctcatatcaaaaataattatacagccaaacgagtacaaagttgaagagcattgaggatccaaaattccaaaaagttgtgccaaatacggctaaggtaatctatgcctgggataagaaaatccttagttttacgaaaaattcaaaaacaggaaatttataaaaatgaccaaagtattgatatccatgtcaacaccgaaatgttgactactgggctggtgataccctcgggtacgaaacatccaccagcagtggcatcgacccaatagtgtaaatagttatcaaaggtaccaggattatattttagtacgccagacgcgcgtttcgtctacataacgcATAAGtctgttaatataaaaaatacttatattttaacttaaatacaatattttcaGGTGTAACTACAGTAACAACCGATAGTAAGTATGTCAATGAACTAGATATTAGCGGCTATGAATTCCAAAAAACGTTTACGGTCAGTTTCATCGGCATCGCACGTCCAGTAGTGTATATTAGTATATACTGGTAATTATGAGTAATGTACTTATACTTACATTAAAGTTGCAATTTCCCGGGAATAAGTAGACCTAGGTGGTATTAAAGTTATCGTCCGAAAATCACCTGTCCTATTCCCAATTAAGTATTATTTGTTTACATGACTATCACTTGACAGGTACAGTTGATGACAAGCTAACATTCGTCGGATGAACCATCTAACCGATATAACCAGTGCTTTGGAAGGAAGAAAATATCACATTACCAGAGCGACAAATAAATGATGGATTGAAAGTAGGTGACGCCATGATGAAAAATGAGGAAAGGGCAAACATTTACCCAACAACATTACACTGTAAAGTAATGGTTAAACTACAAGaccatttgttttgaacaataccatattatgtttaaactaactacaTGACCTAACCACTATCTCACTAttaccatcccagtagtcagagCTTCTGTGTTGTCGCAGACATACATCATtgattgtttaatttttgttcttttaaacTGTTTATAATTATTCGAAATATTATAGAATGTTGTACCCTAAGCATTGATTGCCTTCTAACAAATGATAGAATATTAGGTCCTCGATGCTCTTTAATTTTGTAGTTGCTTTGACCTCAACTTATTTTTATTTCGAGTGTCACTTGTGATTTTCGTCAAGACGAAACGCCAGTCGACataacaaaattataagcctggtttcTCTATTGCAAGTAATATAAATTTCTTAcgttgaagtttttttttaaaacaagcaaTCGTAAAAAAACACATGGTCTAACTTTTAAATTGACGTGTTTGATTAAAAAttcatattaatattaataaattcaAAGAACCACATTCGCACTGTTTACATCACAttcaccttagtagcaatataccaacttcacctgcatatcgGATTTACATTTCCCAATTCGTTCCGTATTCAAGAGATTGCATCTGCGACTCATACTTTAGAAAACGTCACCAAAAGAATCTTACCAAAAGttgatgaataaaggcaacagtagtataccgctgttcagaagccataaatcgattaagagaaaacaatttcggcttaaaaaaataaaactgagggaaacacgtaaactataataggaaaacaacagaacactaAAGTGTAACAAACGTCAATGCAAATTACATAGAaacgacttggtacaggacatttagaAAGAAAATTTTGATGAACcagaattatgtgaaagaacttttgttttctttttctagcGGAATACTTTATTGATAGATATTTCGAacatcaacttcacaaataatacatgatggtcttgaagtataaatAAAACTATATGGACTTATGTTGTTAAActtcttaattacgtgttatagtgtttCTTTTTGTCTTTGTGAATTATTGCATTTACTGCCCATTTAGTCCATTTTTGGTAATATCCCTTTTAGGGCTAGGCTCGCTGCTTATACATCCTGCCATTGTCTTATTATGCTGTGGTCTATTTTGATagtattgtatttcatttttactaatgtgctttgtctgtatgcaattttcttttttatttgtttgtttttatagtgattgacTTTAATTCTCAATGTTTACCACTGCACCTCTAGAATTGAAAATTTTGACCTATTATGTCCGACTGTTTTGttcacaaatgttttttttcacacattgttgtcaatataatatagTTATCGCAAGATATACTCATAAAAAGCTAGTATACAACAAGATCTACCCATCAATAATTTAACAGCTACAACATCAGGTTATAACCCTCCATTTTCTTCACAAGTAAATGCCTGGACAGTTGTTTTCCATCGTTGATGTTTTCGGGCTTTGATTTTGCCTTTCGGCAACATTCCGTTTTGATgcttccttggagtttggtaatGCCTTGGTTGTTTCGTGGTATCTTATTTGCTTCAGTTGCGACAGGACAAGTGCTCGATACCAGGTTAAACTAGccaaaaacttttaaatttgtatttgctGCTCCTCTTCTAATAAGCATTAAATAGGGGTAACAACATGCTAATCGGCTCGTACTCATGTTTCTGGTTCGCCTAGCAAGTTGATCTTGCCCTAAGCCATGTAAACTAAAACTATCAGATGAGCACGTTAGTGTCACGAATGAGAGTAATATTAGTTTATCGGCGTGAAACATCAGTTCATCAATAAAATGGTATTTTGCTAAAAACATTCTTTCGATGAATTAATTtactatgtttatttttttttcattgtagtGTTCAGTAATCAAACATCGTGTGCATGTCCATGCAGCAATACAATAAGTGAACATACACCATTGAATAGAAGTGATATTAATGAATGGattaaaaacataacaaacacATTGACATTAGATAAGAAACAGCTTTCCTCATTCACTAGACGGTTAATCAGTGTCAATGATTCTAGATCGTCATCCAGAGCAATGGGTGCGGTTGGTGGAATTGTGTTAGCAATCTTAGTTATATCTGTAACAGCTGGCGACATGTACACTCTtgtatcttattttaaaaagcttgcctttaaaaaatgtgtacatgCTGAATgacgaatttatcattttaattgaCTACCAGTTCATATTTTGAACATCAATATATgtagtgtttttaaaataactaaaCATGTACATATTGTCTAAAAGGTTTGCATCTATTCAAATGTCTTTGGATTACATGAATGATTTGTACATCATTCATTTCTTAGTTTTCAGGGAGTGTAAATGAAAAAAGAGGGgtgaaataaaattttgttgaatGCATTTTAACTGTGGTCTGTGGCCTACTGACGACAATCTCTCACTTCCGGTCTGACTAATCCCCGATCTAGTCTAATAACGTAACAAACACTATAACGTACTAAATAACATTGTTATCTATGTAAGACACGTCCTCGTGTCTACATGAATAAAACAATTTCTTGACACGACAAAACTATATGCacattcaaaatatttcaattgtcagtttattgtaaGCATACTTTGCATTATGATATGAATGTCCCAAAGTTTATCAATTTCATCGACAAGCACAAAGTCTATAAAGTATTTTGGATTTTTCATTTCCTTGATGACAGTCGCAAAGCAGTTACTGTTGTCTCTTCTGTATCATTCCTATAAGTTTCCTAAACGATTGGTGTTGTTTCGTTTGCTAAATTCCTTAGGTCTGTAACTGCGTCTTCTCTCTCCTTTCGGTAGTTCCTCATCCTGATTTTATCTTAAACTATTGTTTGTTTCATCCTCATCTTCATTTGAACATCTTTATCCAATCTTTCCTCCCTGTTGTTGGTAATCGGAGATGTTGGAGGAGTAAATGGAAAGTTTATATCTAATCCTCCAAACGGCTGAGGGTTTGCCGATTGTTCTTCTCCgtcaacttatgtacatatatcaTCTGTTGTGGTTATCTCATGTTATTTCTCTCCTGTATTGCACACTTTTTCAGTTTATTAAAATGAACAACTTTTGTCATTCCTGTGATATCTAACTGTATTCTATACACTAGATctgaaatcttctttttttaatggtATATGGACCTTTCCTAGGACAATTTCACTTGGGCGACCGCCCCTTCTTAACTCGGGGATCATAGTTCCAAACTTTGTCACCCACATCAAACGCTTCACCGAATGCCTTCCTGTCATAGTGATCTGTCATGGGTTTTTGTGACTGTCCTAGATTTTCCCTTGGTACTTCGTATGCCTTTAAAAATCTCTCCTTGGTCATTACATATTCACTGGCATGTTTTGCAGTGCTGCCATCAGGTAACTGATACTGTACATCCAATGGAAGTCTAAGTTCCCTTCCAAAAAGAACATAAGCCGGTGAAAACGTTGTAGATTCATGTTCACTAGTTCTATACCCCATCATCACTTTTTGTAGGCGAACATCCCAGTccctttgatttattttgatgtacATTGAATCTCTCAACTTGACCGTCTGATTGAGGGTCGTAAGTAGTCGTCCTAGTTTTATCAATTCCTAGTAACTTACATAATTCGGATATCAGTCGAGACTCAAATTCAGGCCCCTTGTCACTATGCAATTGAAATGGTGAACCAAATCTACTTATAAACTGATCTATGAGGATTTAGGCGATCACAGGAGCTGCGTGAATCTTAAAAGGTAAAGCCTCTGCCCACTTAGAGAGAAATAATCTCCAATTACCACAATAAATCTGTTCCCTTGATCCGACATAGGCATTTCCAATATGTCTATTACTATTTTCTCAAATGGACCTCCAGAATAATGTGGTTGTGACGGGGCTCCAGCTGTTCTACTCTGATTCTATCTTGTGACACATTCAACGCAGTTAGCGACATAATTTTCAGCGTCGCGTCTCATTCCAAACCAATAGAATCTTTCAGAAATTTTTCCAAATGTTTTTGACACTAGTGGGCTAGTATGAAGGTTGTATAGTATTTCATTAACTTATTACGTATTATCTTCAATATATATTCTTCTTTCCTTGCATTTTCCAATCTTATATAtaacatttcattttatcataCTTCAtattaaaatgccatattttgattggctgacaCGAGgctgttaatttactctatcacatatGGCTGAGAGGGAGATAATTTTTTGAATGTTATCCTCTCGTCTAAcccatcaaaaatatatataaaaaaaaaatagtttaaaggaAAATGAATTGAATGTACATCAAGTACTTAAATACAATGCTAAAGTGCTATGTTTTGGCTTAAATGTTATTatttgactgtaaaaaaaaaacaaaaaaaacccatattgcttaacttttgttgttttcttttctaatacccgtaacgttgttatgtacatgacgtcatagaaaatactgttaaaataaaattaatttgtaaaagactataatgataggacattcagtataatacattcaataacacatagctgagagggtgatcgAGCAGATTGGCAACCCTCGAAAAAGTATACTCAAACTTTGCTTCGCCGCGGTCGACAAtgtttctcggggtaacaatctgctccatcaccctctcagctatgtgttatatatatagaatgaaTTAATGAATGATTTTATTCTTATAGTGTAATACCAATTGGTCAAATTTGCTCCACAATTCTTTAACCACAGGACTTTTTCCTTCAACGTCACGGAATTGTGGTCGTCTGTTGCCAGTGTTCCAAGATAAAACCACATAAATGTCTTTGTCTTGTTCCTGTTGCACTTTCTGGAAACTTATTTGAATACTGGTCTCTTAACGTTGAAGACGAATCAGTGATTCTAGAGCTGCAACATGCTGTTCCAGAACCATCTGATGTATCATTATTATTCACTATTTCTTGTTGTCTCCTCGTCGTATCATTCTGTACATAACAAAATTGTCTATTCACAGCAGAGGTAGCGATATTATTCTCATCATTACGACACTGGTGGCAAGGTATTCTAAACAATCCGTCCGCATTTCAATGAGGTTTACATTTTCTGTGTTCTATAGAAAATGCATACTCTGATAACTGTGTGATCCACCGAACAGTCTGTTCTTTCGGTTCCTTCATTGAGAAAAGCCATTTCAGTGCTTTGTGATCTGTTCTTGTCTGAAATTTCTTGCCATACAGATAATGACGATATTGTTTAATGAAAAACACTAATGCTAAAAGCTCTTTTCTTGTAGTGCAGTAGTTCCTTTCAGACTTGCTCAATGTTCGACTCGAATGACCTTTAACGACTTTCTTTCCATTCTGGATTTGTGAGAGCACAGCGCATATTCCAAAATCACTCGCATCAGTATCAACTATGAACTCATAGTCACTACGCGGAAAAGCTAAAATAGGTGCCGTCGTTAGTCTTCTCTTCAACTCCAAGAATACATCTTGGCATCACTCATTCCAAATAAATCGTGTATTTTGTTAAGTCAATTTATATAATGGTGATGCAATATCTGAAAACTTTGCAACAAATCGTCTATAAAACGAGGCGAATCCTAAAAAATGCTGAACCTctgatgcagatttttttttttttttttgggggggggggggttccagtcTTTAACAGCTTTGATTTTTGCATCAGCGGGTTCAACACCTCTTTCTGAAATTACATGACATAAACAATTAATTCTTGATTTAAAAGGTGACATTTGGAAGGTTTTAAGTTCAAGTTTGCTCCTCGAATTCTTTCGAATACCTCCATGAGTCTGACTAAATGTTCATCGAAAGTGTGACTAAAGATGATAATGTCATCAAGGTAAACTAAATACAGGTCCGACTGTAATCCCGCCAGAACTGTTTCCATCAGTCTGTGAAAAGTGCTAGGTGCCCTACAGAGACCAAACGGCATGACATTAAACTCGTAAAGTCCCCAGTTGGTTGTATCTGACAGTAAACACTTACTAAATCAAGAGAAGAAAATAGTTTTGCCCATCCAACGTCTGGTCTATCTGTGGTAAGGGGTTTGCATCCTTTTTAGTGACTGAAATTATCCGGCGATAAGCAATACAAAACCTGATACTACCATCCTTCTGAGGCACTAAAATCACAGGAGCTACATGATGGTTGAATAATCCCTTCCTGTAACATGGTGTCAATGTGATCTTTGATTTCTTTCAGTTTGTGTATAGGCACACGTCACAGCCCTTGTCGCAGGGGACAACTACTCCCTGTCTCAATGTTGTGTTTCACTAATGAGATTTGACCAAGAGCAGCTGGtccttttgaaaaataaatgctGCTATATTCCTCTAACATGGAATTGAGTCTTTCTTTCTGTTCAAGGTTCAATGAACAAACAACATGCATATTATCAATTGTGCTCCTGATGCCAGTACAAACCCTAGAACTGTTTACCGCACCACATACACCCTTGTCTTTATCAAAGTCCTCATCAATCGTAGACAAAATCCCTAGAGTAGTGTTTTAAAGATTGTCACATTTTTACATGAAAAATTGGCTACCCGCAATGGTACAGTCAAGTTTTGGGACGCTATAAAGCTTCGTGCTAACAGTACAGGTGTTTCATTTGTTTACCTCAATCCTGATTCAATTATACCGACAT
It includes:
- the LOC139513744 gene encoding uncharacterized protein yields the protein MILEHFVSYCWDYFVLWNFLSREVFCYAAIQEECLMECQIKLYFYILFHSALQLKTSQQMEVINITAGVGFGHNLTLHIVDDSVTWYTAKEACQSEISGSDFSMCGYDCSVYTALKLDRLNWLTDQLVWIGRIKERDDKVYKSNKCKEDLSLTSIVNKIAGIEGQTKCIVLNTSFPTYSSGVFGIDDCHNKHPYLCYHKKSVSSAVRYNNVSLLFNSATYFETVDLPDETECDKQCQYWYRCVGFLYNLQNNSCQKIIDSSENFDALPVFNVYDDPDSFNFFEVKSGKRAFLEILQIANSRSNETSTVFSCIPTETTTDGVTTVTTKSLPTDITTDGVTSATTKSLPTETTTDGVTTVTTDMFSNQTSCACPCSNTISEHTPLNRSDINEWIKNITNTLTLDKKQLSSFTRRLISVNDSRSSSRAMGAVGGIVLAILVISVTAGDMYTLVSYFKKLAFKKCVHAE
- the LOC139511134 gene encoding uncharacterized protein, producing the protein MGYRTSEHESTTFSPAYVLFGRELRLPLDVQYQLPDGSTAKHASEYVMTKERFLKAYEVPRENLGQSQKPMTDHYDRKAFGEAFDVGDKVWNYDPRVKKGRSPK